GCTCCGTTCTATCATAtacttaatgattttaataaaacaaatttaccgTCATTCATTGTTTCAATATTGTACCTAATCGCTACTATACTGTGTATGCTCTTCGATCTGTGTATGCTACCTACccacataaaacaaattatttttatttttaaattaaaatttaattttaattttgagatctttatgatctaattatttaattttaaaataatgcgaGCCAGGGTTCcctaaaattttacaattaccggaaaattttaacattataaaatactgCGGGAACGTAATAGTACTTACGTCTGAATCATTGAATGGTCTAAATGTTTTGGACATAATAGTACGTCTAGGGCAGTGAAATAGTTGAAATGGAAGATTTAGTGATTAAAAAgtgataatttttaaagaaaaccatTTCAATACGTTAAAACTATTTCATTACCTAGTAAATGAGTTTGATGGGTTTTAGAAGTGTCTTCTTTTAATTTGAAAGCATTGATAaactgattaaaaaattattaagattttgttaaaaacagatataatttgaaaacttttcaaaacaattgcttagtaaaaatctttattaaatttccaatctGTATAGATGGGCTGTGACaaacttttttagattctaattgcaacaaaaagttttataaaattaaaattccacattaaaaatatatatacagttttaTCACTCTACTGCaaatctaaaaactaataatacatttaattacttattagcaTATActgcagataaaaaaaaagcgagaaagtggatgtcgctctgctgaacagtaggttacaaatgggtcagtgaataatggattgtattaaacttaaattcaatgatataatatcattgtataagaaaaacgattttgagcggataCGGTTcatcagtctggatattttatattgttattatttattatatcctgtataaatattataatattataattttttattcgtttctatggtgataaacaaagcgttagaaattgaaatcccgtttttagcggttatttgtaattttctgGTGGTTTTTCGcgtagcattaaataactattgataaaatcgaaaaatgaccttcctaaagtaccatcttgatacaatttacttaaaaataaggtactatatgttgaaatcgaagcactccttctggtagaaattttgtatacaggataaaaaaaaacaccattgtaaaaccactagcttcctcgctccgctcagaatttaaggaatgaaaaacaaattatgttttttttttttttgagttccGCGATAATCGTCATAGTGTGCACACGTGCGGTACTCGCTTACCTGCGTTATCGCATCTTTTCGTCGTCACGAGTGTTATTTTATCGTTATGtcgcatattaaataaaacccaATCATGTCTCATAATTACGCGTCCAAACGTCAGTTATCTTCGGCTTCGTCGCCTACGAAGCATGACAAAACAAACGGAAAAGTATTTATTACGCtcaaccagtggcgtattttcaatttttttctggtGGTGGTCCAATAATtccaacataatatagataggtaggtactgatataaagaaatagtttttaatagattataagaataaaaaatagatttttattatattttataattttaaagtacaaaatctaagcgtcttttttttttacaaagttcATCTAAAATGTCTTTTGGTAAGAGAGAATCTTTTCTATAAATGGACATCATAGCCAATCCATTAAGTCTatcctagaaaaaaaaaacataaatcttacacaaataaaaaaataatattttactgaataaaatattaatacttacttCAGAAATAGTATTACGTAAGTacgtttttattaactttaatttcgaaaatgttCTTTCATTTGACGCAGTCGATACAGGGAGTGTTGCTAAAATTTGAAGCAAATTGAATATACTAGGGTACATGTCTTTATTGCATATATTCAATGCATCAATTGCATTATTCGGCTTGTCGCTCATGTTACTTAATTTTCTTTGCCATAACTTGAACTCTTCAAGTATAACTGATGTAGGTGAATTGAATTCTTCTTTGTatgtatcaattaatttataaaatcaccTTCACTTCCTTTTGTGTCGAAAAGTGATTGAAAgccatttaaaatagttttatggtCAATAAATCTAGTTTTGAGCTGATTAATAAATGAGTCAATATATGGAATAAATATGGATATGCGATAGTACTTTTCGGGGTCGTCAGTTTTAATATTCATtctatttttttgaacattagATATTCTTGGTATCTTTAAAGGTGATTCAAATTTGTTggcaatattttttgattttataaaaatttcatg
This portion of the Acyrthosiphon pisum isolate AL4f chromosome A1, pea_aphid_22Mar2018_4r6ur, whole genome shotgun sequence genome encodes:
- the LOC115033671 gene encoding zinc finger MYM-type protein 1-like; its protein translation is MSDKPNNAIDALNICNKDMYPSIFNLLQILATLPVSTASNERTFSKLKLIKTYLRNTISEDRLNGLAMMSIYRKDSLLPKDILDELCKKKRRLDFVL